The proteins below are encoded in one region of Planctopirus limnophila DSM 3776:
- the gltX gene encoding glutamate--tRNA ligase has product MTSPRPVRTRFAPSPTGYMHIGGMRTAFFCWLWARHTGGTFILRIDDTDQQRNVSEALQPIFRAFQWLGLDWDEGAEKGGPYAPYYQSQRTGIYREAIDRLLAEGKAFKDFDAPEVVQQDRAEAEAAKRNYVNIRRSLELTPEKIAELEAAGTPFVVRLLVPRDQSVTIHDAVRGEVTWDCGTMPDPVLMRSNGTFLYNFASVVDDAAMKITHVIRAEEHLTNTCVQTLLFRALGCEPPVFAHIPFITSPGSTKKLSKRDLDKLRNVPALKKLFDRADEIGPKLGLGDSKTLSPVMVEYYEKMGYLPAGILNALARLGWSLDDKTEIMDLNTIVENFTLDRIVKSSAGFDGDKLQALQAHWMNVLPISDKVAGVKPYLDKMGWAASDERLAAMLAGIGDRLKIFSDILDYREFFSNDETLEFESKPLEKLRSQAGSREMVLALQSLLQDAESWQATALDQLVHQWAEQQSHKIGQVVAPLRLGVTGRGSGIGLFDAMELIGQTSCLLRLSRLAEKLV; this is encoded by the coding sequence ATGACCTCCCCTCGACCTGTCCGCACACGTTTTGCCCCCAGTCCCACCGGTTACATGCATATTGGCGGCATGCGAACGGCTTTTTTTTGCTGGCTGTGGGCTCGTCATACGGGCGGTACTTTCATTCTGCGGATTGACGATACCGATCAGCAACGAAACGTCAGCGAAGCCCTGCAGCCGATCTTCCGGGCCTTTCAATGGTTGGGACTTGATTGGGACGAGGGGGCCGAGAAGGGCGGCCCCTACGCACCTTACTATCAGTCGCAGCGAACCGGGATCTATCGTGAGGCCATCGATCGACTTCTTGCAGAAGGGAAGGCCTTTAAAGACTTTGATGCTCCCGAAGTCGTGCAGCAGGATCGTGCCGAGGCGGAAGCGGCGAAGCGGAACTATGTCAATATCCGCCGTTCGCTCGAACTGACCCCCGAAAAGATCGCTGAACTCGAAGCGGCGGGGACGCCCTTCGTGGTGCGGTTGCTTGTGCCGCGGGATCAGTCGGTCACCATCCACGACGCCGTCCGCGGAGAAGTCACCTGGGATTGCGGCACCATGCCCGATCCGGTCCTCATGCGATCCAATGGCACGTTTCTCTACAACTTTGCCTCGGTGGTCGATGATGCCGCCATGAAGATCACACATGTGATTCGGGCCGAAGAGCATTTGACGAACACCTGCGTGCAGACTTTACTTTTTCGCGCTTTGGGTTGCGAGCCGCCGGTCTTCGCACACATTCCGTTCATCACCTCGCCGGGCTCGACCAAGAAGCTCAGCAAACGCGACCTGGATAAACTTCGAAATGTCCCGGCACTCAAGAAGCTGTTTGACCGCGCGGACGAGATCGGCCCGAAACTCGGGCTGGGCGATTCGAAAACCTTGAGTCCGGTGATGGTTGAGTACTACGAAAAGATGGGCTATCTACCGGCGGGAATTCTCAATGCCCTGGCTCGATTAGGCTGGTCACTCGATGATAAGACGGAGATCATGGATCTCAACACGATCGTGGAGAACTTTACGCTGGATCGAATCGTCAAAAGTTCCGCAGGTTTTGACGGTGATAAGCTGCAGGCCCTCCAGGCTCACTGGATGAATGTCCTGCCAATCAGCGACAAGGTAGCCGGGGTGAAACCTTATCTCGACAAGATGGGCTGGGCAGCCAGCGATGAGCGGCTGGCAGCCATGCTGGCCGGTATCGGCGATCGATTGAAGATCTTCAGCGATATACTCGACTATCGAGAATTCTTTTCGAATGATGAGACGCTCGAGTTTGAATCCAAGCCGCTCGAAAAACTGCGTTCACAGGCAGGAAGCCGCGAGATGGTTCTGGCACTGCAGTCTCTGCTTCAAGATGCTGAATCATGGCAGGCGACAGCTTTGGATCAGCTGGTGCATCAATGGGCAGAACAGCAGAGTCATAAAATTGGTCAAGTGGTTGCCCCGTTGCGACTGGGAGTCACCGGCCGAGGTTCAGGAATTGGTCTGTTCGACGCCATGGAATTGATTGGTCAGACGAGTTGCCTGCTTCGGTTATCCCGGCTGGCTGAAAAACTGGTATAA
- a CDS encoding DUF1854 domain-containing protein, which produces MEATIPGFKTIDLPWHELELWVDPFGRLLAAWPGKPPVIVEPVRSFPWSSPANHIALVDEKGLEWGLIPCLDLLQTGPRQMILNALEQRDFVPEILRIVKTEPNSPPCHWTVETNAGVTDFEVISLDDVRRLDSDSVLISDSQGLRYRVSDHQRLDTTSRAVLDRYL; this is translated from the coding sequence ATGGAAGCGACAATCCCGGGGTTCAAAACAATCGATCTGCCTTGGCATGAATTAGAGCTTTGGGTCGATCCTTTTGGCCGATTGCTGGCAGCATGGCCTGGCAAACCACCCGTCATTGTCGAGCCTGTCCGCAGCTTTCCCTGGAGTTCGCCCGCAAATCACATTGCGCTCGTTGATGAAAAGGGGCTCGAATGGGGCTTGATTCCCTGTCTGGATCTGCTGCAGACAGGCCCTCGGCAAATGATCCTCAATGCTCTGGAACAACGCGATTTTGTGCCAGAGATTCTGCGAATCGTAAAGACGGAACCGAACTCGCCACCCTGCCATTGGACGGTGGAAACCAATGCCGGCGTGACCGATTTTGAAGTGATTTCACTCGATGATGTCCGGCGTCTTGATTCTGACAGCGTGCTGATCTCAGACTCACAAGGTCTCAGATACCGCGTCTCCGATCATCAGCGGCTGGATACAACCTCCCGCGCGGTGCTCGATCGATATCTTTAA